Proteins found in one Paenibacillus borealis genomic segment:
- a CDS encoding helix-turn-helix transcriptional regulator: protein MSSVYLISGGYGLLLTGGQTLRVSPGMLIHVPPGQLHEWRADAAEPMIHLCCYFDWHPVDREGVFDWACPICYKPEQLKEEMLGPLFPYPLPLSVDVGLLRGWTERFQRFYKAGEFDNEQTFIRNLTIQRHFQEFIDDLLHLLLSGQPIPDRRISSLLEQMEQDLLHDVPKPLEAYYSSLQLSRGHFFELFRKSTGASPVEYMNRFRVNRAKEDLLHSPLSITEIAEKYHFSSLHYFSRLFHRQTGQTPREFRTR, encoded by the coding sequence ATGAGCTCGGTTTACCTGATCAGCGGAGGATACGGGCTGCTCCTGACCGGCGGACAGACTCTCCGGGTTAGCCCGGGGATGCTGATCCATGTTCCGCCCGGACAGCTTCATGAATGGCGGGCTGACGCTGCCGAACCCATGATTCATCTGTGCTGCTATTTCGATTGGCATCCTGTGGACCGGGAGGGCGTCTTCGACTGGGCCTGCCCGATCTGCTACAAGCCGGAGCAGCTGAAGGAGGAGATGCTGGGGCCTCTTTTCCCGTATCCGCTTCCGCTGTCCGTGGATGTGGGGCTGCTGCGCGGGTGGACAGAGCGGTTTCAGAGGTTCTACAAGGCAGGGGAATTCGACAATGAGCAGACCTTCATCCGCAATTTGACCATTCAGCGTCATTTCCAAGAGTTCATTGATGATCTGCTGCATCTGCTGTTGAGCGGCCAGCCCATCCCGGACAGGCGGATCAGCTCGCTGCTGGAACAGATGGAGCAGGATTTGCTGCATGATGTACCGAAGCCGCTGGAGGCATATTACAGCAGTCTTCAGCTGAGCCGGGGGCATTTCTTCGAGCTGTTCCGCAAATCTACCGGGGCCTCACCTGTGGAGTATATGAACCGCTTCCGGGTCAACCGGGCCAAGGAAGACCTGCTGCATAGCCCGCTGAGTATTACTGAGATTGCCGAGAAATACCACTTCAGCTCACTCCACTACTTCTCCCGCCTCTTCCACCGCCAGACCGGCCAGACTCCGCGGGAATTCCGCACACGCTAA
- a CDS encoding DsbA family protein, producing MAKSKVKQTKKSYGFAFPVIVICVLVLAVSVVFLTRTKAAGGLDGLPNYTEIRGDFDANGLKYEKQPHLGGSTAKAKVIEFADFKCPACKKWKETYFEQFKRDFIDTGKAELFFINFAFIDRDSIMAASAGEAVFAQDNDKFWEFMSKLYDHQGDETKIWATPQFMLDFVKDNISGIDYERFAKDLQAHTYMLPVKEDFKTAGNYGVNGTPKFMVNGQLLPGSSYEELAAAIEAAQASNVTE from the coding sequence ATGGCTAAATCGAAGGTAAAACAAACAAAGAAAAGTTACGGTTTCGCATTTCCGGTCATTGTAATCTGTGTGCTGGTGCTGGCCGTATCCGTGGTGTTCCTGACCCGGACCAAGGCAGCGGGCGGGCTGGACGGACTGCCCAATTATACGGAAATCCGCGGAGACTTCGATGCGAATGGCCTGAAATATGAGAAGCAGCCGCATCTGGGCGGCAGCACAGCCAAAGCCAAGGTGATTGAATTCGCAGATTTCAAGTGTCCGGCCTGCAAAAAGTGGAAGGAGACTTATTTTGAACAATTTAAACGTGATTTCATCGATACCGGCAAAGCAGAGCTGTTCTTCATCAACTTTGCCTTCATCGACCGGGATTCGATTATGGCAGCCAGCGCAGGTGAAGCGGTATTTGCCCAGGACAACGATAAATTCTGGGAATTCATGAGCAAGTTGTATGACCACCAGGGGGATGAGACGAAGATTTGGGCTACACCGCAGTTCATGCTTGATTTCGTGAAGGATAATATCAGCGGCATAGATTATGAACGCTTCGCGAAGGATTTGCAGGCGCATACGTACATGCTTCCGGTCAAGGAGGATTTCAAAACCGCAGGAAATTATGGGGTGAACGGGACTCCGAAGTTTATGGTGAACGGCCAATTGCTGCCGGGCTCATCCTACGAAGAGCTGGCTGCCGCCATTGAAGCCGCGCAGGCTTCGAACGTTACAGAGTAA
- a CDS encoding carbohydrate ABC transporter permease — MILDRFGDHIFRFIVYSILILVLLVTFLPFWNILVLSLNSAEDTVRGGVYFWPRVLTLDSYNQILKDSEIMSGLWVTVKRTVVGAPLSVLVITMLAYPLSRRNLVGRKGWNLYFVFTMYFGGGLIPYYMVLKALNMIDTFSVFILPSLMNVFYMIIVRTFMEQLPGEIEESARVDGANDLTIFFRIVLPLTTPVLATVGLFQAIGHWNSWFDSYAFTYSSDLKTLQAVLVKILSQFQTGGMVSQTQMLANSAKRNAVSSDTIRMAATMVATLPIILVYPFLQKYFVKGMTLGAVKS, encoded by the coding sequence ATGATTTTAGACAGATTCGGTGATCATATCTTCAGATTCATTGTATATTCCATTCTTATCCTTGTCCTGCTGGTTACCTTTCTGCCCTTTTGGAATATTCTCGTTCTTTCCTTGAACAGCGCGGAGGATACAGTGAGGGGCGGCGTCTACTTCTGGCCCAGAGTCCTCACCCTGGACAGCTATAATCAGATACTCAAAGACAGCGAGATTATGAGCGGTTTATGGGTAACGGTCAAACGGACCGTGGTTGGTGCTCCGCTGTCGGTACTTGTCATTACGATGCTGGCGTATCCGCTGAGCCGGCGTAATCTGGTAGGCCGCAAGGGCTGGAATCTCTACTTCGTCTTTACCATGTATTTCGGCGGCGGTCTGATTCCCTATTACATGGTGCTCAAAGCGCTTAACATGATTGATACGTTCTCTGTATTTATCCTGCCAAGCCTGATGAATGTTTTCTATATGATCATTGTCCGCACGTTTATGGAACAGCTGCCCGGTGAGATCGAAGAGTCGGCGAGGGTAGACGGGGCGAATGACCTGACGATTTTCTTCCGGATCGTACTGCCGCTGACCACGCCTGTACTGGCGACAGTGGGTCTGTTTCAGGCCATCGGGCACTGGAATTCCTGGTTCGATTCGTATGCGTTCACCTACAGCTCTGATCTGAAGACCCTGCAGGCCGTACTCGTCAAAATATTAAGCCAGTTCCAGACCGGAGGCATGGTGTCGCAGACGCAAATGCTGGCCAATTCGGCTAAGCGGAATGCGGTCTCCAGCGATACAATCCGGATGGCGGCGACGATGGTGGCAACCCTGCCGATTATTCTCGTGTATCCCTTCCTGCAGAAGTACTTTGTCAAGGGTATGACACTGGGGGCAGTAAAAAGTTAA
- a CDS encoding glycosyl hydrolase family 95 catalytic domain-containing protein — protein sequence MKKTKISSVTKGAEAAEPGSAAGYAAASGQVHTQEQAGRHNITFSGPAADFFEGALLGNGGLGVVVTTRPDAVMLHFGHNNVWDIRIAEHHAEEILTFREVYDRFAALPDDLRQLTDNPWYREYCEMAGDNYSKPYPRPMPCGSLLLRYDRRRAEVLGHTVHIGDGRCTVDFLIGGKPAVFELFVEAEQDRVWMSVTDTATRSQVPLFHEARLIPDPKTPQEFPPVHWENEAAAGVLSLTQILPHLEFPASPYIPHKQDKAFRLAVRLAGAEVVSGGDKARLDTSGKSGGFLACAELWEGFAAEVAAGGVIADTGTVIGAQPGPSASAGMNAPTRTGYDHALAQTREAWREYWGHSFVALEDEFLERVWYRNLYFLNCSVKAGITCPGLFANWSYGSIGAEWHGDYHMNYNTQQPFWVTFSSNHLEKHLPYADMVDHVLPVSRKWAREYYGLPGAYFPHSAYPVEMSMMPYPVPHWGWEICETPWTVQSLWWHYLYSMDKEFLRSRAFTPMKEAVLFMTAYMKRPEAYGQPWEDGCYHIFPTVVPELYEITPGFARNSDCLIDLTLTKFLFRAFISACAVLGEDEAEGALLTEVQDILNHFPEYPAAESAAGRVFVSVADEDPEVVYNVPVPLTTVFPGEEHGLHSPPAEYQTAVNTYRNHLNEGGNELVFQPLAGARLGILDLERFKRQISYCLLPNGTCTDKALMSGGRYSDTDDFSFMARMGIWFENFALPAVINECLLQSYSGVLRFFPNWPEQQSAEFRTLRAVGGFLVSASIRAGEVQRIEVFSEAGAPLSFYIPWEQGAECTRSSGEVQVHTGQTGDIQTFAGETIIIVKQDLTRYQRQNGG from the coding sequence ATGAAAAAAACTAAGATATCTTCGGTGACGAAGGGTGCGGAGGCGGCGGAACCGGGATCAGCAGCGGGTTATGCAGCGGCAAGCGGGCAGGTTCATACCCAGGAACAGGCCGGGCGGCATAATATTACCTTCAGCGGCCCGGCCGCGGATTTCTTCGAAGGGGCGCTGCTGGGCAACGGCGGACTGGGTGTAGTGGTGACCACCCGGCCGGATGCGGTTATGCTTCACTTCGGCCACAACAATGTCTGGGATATCCGGATTGCCGAGCATCACGCGGAGGAGATTCTGACCTTCCGGGAAGTGTATGACCGCTTCGCTGCGCTTCCTGATGATCTCCGCCAGCTTACGGACAACCCGTGGTACCGCGAATACTGTGAAATGGCCGGAGATAATTACAGCAAGCCTTATCCGCGCCCGATGCCCTGCGGCTCACTGCTGCTCCGGTATGACCGGCGCCGCGCGGAGGTGCTGGGCCACACGGTGCATATTGGTGATGGACGCTGCACGGTTGATTTCCTCATCGGCGGTAAACCGGCGGTGTTCGAGCTGTTTGTGGAGGCGGAACAGGACCGGGTGTGGATGTCGGTGACAGATACAGCGACCCGTTCGCAGGTTCCGCTGTTCCATGAGGCCAGGCTCATCCCCGATCCCAAGACACCGCAGGAATTCCCTCCAGTGCATTGGGAGAACGAAGCTGCGGCTGGCGTACTGTCTTTAACACAAATTCTGCCGCATCTGGAGTTTCCCGCTTCGCCGTACATTCCGCATAAGCAGGACAAAGCCTTCCGGCTGGCGGTCCGGCTGGCGGGGGCAGAAGTAGTCAGCGGCGGAGACAAGGCACGCCTGGACACCTCCGGGAAATCCGGCGGCTTCCTGGCTTGCGCAGAATTATGGGAGGGCTTCGCGGCGGAGGTGGCGGCTGGTGGAGTTATCGCTGACACAGGAACTGTAATCGGTGCTCAACCCGGACCTAGCGCATCTGCTGGGATGAACGCGCCGACACGCACCGGTTACGACCACGCGCTGGCGCAGACCCGGGAAGCATGGCGGGAATACTGGGGACACTCCTTCGTCGCCTTGGAGGATGAATTTCTGGAGCGGGTCTGGTACCGGAATCTCTACTTCCTGAACTGCTCTGTCAAGGCGGGAATAACCTGCCCCGGACTGTTCGCCAACTGGAGCTACGGCTCCATCGGAGCGGAGTGGCACGGTGACTATCATATGAACTACAACACGCAGCAGCCGTTCTGGGTGACATTCTCCAGCAACCACCTGGAGAAGCATCTGCCTTACGCAGACATGGTGGATCATGTACTGCCGGTCAGCCGCAAATGGGCACGCGAATATTACGGACTGCCCGGCGCCTATTTCCCGCATTCTGCCTACCCTGTAGAAATGAGCATGATGCCTTACCCTGTTCCGCATTGGGGCTGGGAAATATGCGAGACTCCATGGACAGTACAGAGTTTATGGTGGCATTACTTATATTCCATGGATAAGGAATTCCTGCGCAGCCGCGCCTTCACACCCATGAAGGAAGCCGTTCTGTTCATGACTGCTTATATGAAACGTCCCGAAGCTTATGGTCAGCCTTGGGAGGACGGCTGCTATCATATTTTCCCGACAGTGGTGCCTGAATTGTATGAGATCACGCCGGGATTTGCCCGCAACAGCGATTGCCTGATCGATCTTACGCTGACCAAATTTCTCTTCCGGGCGTTCATCAGCGCCTGTGCCGTTCTGGGAGAAGATGAAGCAGAAGGGGCCCTGCTAACAGAAGTACAGGACATCCTGAATCACTTCCCGGAGTATCCGGCAGCAGAATCCGCTGCCGGCCGGGTATTCGTATCCGTGGCAGATGAAGACCCGGAGGTCGTCTATAATGTGCCGGTTCCGCTGACTACGGTCTTCCCCGGGGAAGAGCACGGTCTGCATTCTCCGCCCGCCGAGTATCAGACTGCGGTGAATACTTACCGCAATCATCTCAATGAAGGCGGCAATGAGCTGGTGTTCCAGCCCCTGGCCGGAGCCCGGCTCGGCATCCTTGATCTGGAGCGGTTCAAGCGGCAGATCTCCTATTGCCTGCTGCCTAACGGCACCTGCACAGATAAAGCGCTGATGAGCGGCGGGCGCTACTCCGATACGGACGACTTCAGCTTCATGGCACGCATGGGCATCTGGTTCGAGAACTTCGCACTGCCCGCCGTCATCAACGAGTGCCTGCTCCAGAGCTATAGCGGTGTGCTGCGCTTTTTCCCAAACTGGCCGGAGCAGCAAAGTGCAGAATTCCGCACTCTGCGAGCGGTAGGCGGCTTCCTGGTCAGCGCGTCCATCCGGGCAGGTGAGGTGCAGCGAATCGAGGTGTTCAGTGAAGCGGGAGCCCCGCTGTCCTTCTACATTCCATGGGAGCAAGGAGCCGAATGCACCCGTTCCTCCGGAGAGGTACAGGTGCACACAGGACAAACCGGTGATATTCAGACTTTTGCCGGGGAGACTATCATCATCGTTAAGCAGGATCTGACTAGATATCAAAGACAGAACGGAGGCTGA
- a CDS encoding extracellular solute-binding protein — MINKNRWMNAGISAALIAGLLAGCASGGGKENAEPNTNTNTAAGEETTQESITLTWFDGNTKGEPFTDTVAQEITKRTGIQVSIQQPTGNPTEKLSLMLASGDYPDVVLMSRGDASLDKYITSGAFIPLDDLIEQFGPDLKAMYGDTLQKTRYKDGKNYYFANWYGLDSDPVFGMNIRQNLLEELAPDKADGSTPFTTDEFEALLKSFKAKYPTIDGKESIPMAMNGENMGAILGTFKGMWGLKTYYDNNGTLQYDVKDPKYREMMMYINRLYREGLIEKEFAISKTQTWIQKLATGAVFATPAAYWDPGNGNAALKKDGGVKNQLFAYKVVAPGVDPAQTTFGPRSSLGWDAIGITKNNKHPEETMKLFNFLASDEGQHLLLWGLEGQQYTMVDGKRQPEPAFLQSFKDNWDDTVKKSGVRKWLWFIKNGLDPNGQPYDLAVKYQRSEGDELAIKSLGDSVWDTAEFDNLNPDGGTPEALTAQKVKDIMDQSITRTIIAASEEAANATFDKMLADMKKAGDEEVEKIINQKYKERMELWASK; from the coding sequence ATGATAAACAAAAACAGATGGATGAATGCGGGGATCTCTGCGGCACTTATTGCCGGACTGCTGGCTGGCTGCGCTTCTGGTGGCGGGAAAGAAAATGCTGAACCAAATACAAATACAAATACAGCAGCCGGAGAAGAGACCACGCAGGAGTCGATCACATTAACCTGGTTTGACGGAAATACCAAGGGAGAACCGTTCACGGATACAGTGGCCCAGGAAATTACGAAGCGGACCGGCATACAGGTCTCTATTCAGCAGCCAACCGGAAATCCGACGGAGAAGCTTAGCCTGATGCTTGCCAGCGGCGACTATCCGGATGTGGTGCTCATGAGCCGCGGCGATGCATCCCTCGATAAATATATTACAAGCGGCGCATTCATTCCGCTCGATGATTTAATTGAACAGTTCGGCCCGGACCTGAAAGCCATGTACGGCGACACCTTGCAGAAAACCCGTTACAAAGACGGCAAGAACTACTACTTCGCGAACTGGTACGGACTGGACAGCGACCCCGTTTTCGGGATGAATATAAGACAGAACCTGCTGGAGGAGCTGGCACCGGACAAGGCAGACGGCTCCACTCCGTTCACTACGGATGAATTCGAAGCCCTGCTCAAGAGCTTCAAAGCGAAATATCCGACCATTGACGGCAAGGAATCCATTCCGATGGCGATGAACGGTGAGAACATGGGGGCTATTCTGGGAACGTTCAAGGGAATGTGGGGCCTCAAAACCTACTACGATAACAACGGAACGCTGCAATATGATGTGAAGGATCCGAAGTACCGTGAGATGATGATGTACATTAACCGTCTGTACCGCGAAGGTCTGATTGAGAAGGAATTTGCTATCAGCAAAACCCAAACATGGATTCAGAAGCTTGCTACAGGTGCGGTATTCGCCACACCGGCAGCATATTGGGATCCGGGGAACGGGAATGCAGCACTAAAAAAAGACGGCGGGGTGAAGAACCAGCTGTTCGCCTACAAGGTAGTGGCACCTGGGGTCGATCCGGCACAGACAACCTTTGGACCGCGAAGCTCCCTGGGCTGGGATGCCATCGGGATTACCAAGAACAACAAGCATCCGGAAGAAACGATGAAGCTGTTCAATTTCCTGGCCAGCGACGAAGGGCAGCATCTGCTGTTATGGGGGCTGGAAGGTCAGCAATACACTATGGTAGACGGCAAAAGACAGCCGGAACCGGCGTTCCTGCAGAGCTTCAAGGACAACTGGGATGATACGGTGAAAAAGAGCGGTGTCCGTAAATGGCTGTGGTTCATCAAAAACGGACTGGACCCTAATGGCCAGCCTTACGATTTGGCCGTCAAATATCAGCGCAGTGAAGGCGATGAGCTGGCGATCAAGAGCCTGGGGGACTCCGTGTGGGATACAGCGGAATTTGACAATCTGAACCCTGACGGCGGAACACCGGAAGCACTGACTGCCCAGAAGGTTAAGGATATTATGGACCAGAGCATCACAAGAACGATTATTGCCGCGTCCGAGGAAGCTGCAAACGCCACCTTCGACAAGATGCTTGCCGATATGAAGAAGGCCGGGGATGAGGAAGTGGAGAAGATCATTAATCAGAAATACAAAGAACGTATGGAGCTGTGGGCTTCCAAATAA